Proteins from a genomic interval of Mycolicibacterium grossiae:
- a CDS encoding K+-transporting ATPase subunit F, with protein MSIANAVGLVLAVLLAAFTAAALLFPERF; from the coding sequence ATGAGCATCGCCAACGCCGTCGGGCTCGTCCTCGCCGTGCTGCTCGCGGCGTTCACGGCCGCAGCGCTGCTGTTCCCCGAGAGGTTCTAG